A section of the Spirosoma pollinicola genome encodes:
- a CDS encoding sigma 54-interacting transcriptional regulator, giving the protein MQPPVNPPLSSTSSCKILIVEDEYIIANDLELILQEAGYPVIGIADSMTEALMLMDQQKPDIVLLDIYLKGKETGIDLAKQLEGMGIPFIYISANDNRSVLEAVKATQPIGYIVKPFREQDLLTVLEISRYRYAHSVEMKLREEKALQIALTDALSASGSWEQKLLKAAMVLQAHVPFDFLSIQHRKGNDVHRFNYYRVGFEEYQTISLVDIQQMTSTTVDQLLQLEPGPIPTGLERYDGDTFATFCKQNRFVQMLATTFRLESALVMPLGVGPVDTFCITFLSRKGDSYLSRHLSLLERLEQPIVLMLERALAFDEVARLSEQLKRENNYLQEEVKTLANFEEIIGRSPRLLRVFEQVTQVATTDTTVLILGESGTGKELIARAVHNLSARKGKILVKINCATLPAALIESELFGHEKGSFTGAFEKRIGKFELAHGGTIFLDEIGEMPLELQAKLLRVLQEKEIERIGGKTPIKTDVRIMAATNRHLEKEVAEGRFRMDLYYRLATFPILLPSLRERPGDIPLLAQFFARKAARKLGKPFRGISETVLSELINYTWPGNIRELENVIEQAVIINDGQSPLRLGRPLENNFFAMTTPGPMSQPDAGFNRYGQPASAKPRDMGDVKQIQQETEREYILAVLKQTNGRIRGTGGAAELLNLKPTTLEYRMEKLGIRKVLSMQSPTSSND; this is encoded by the coding sequence ATGCAACCACCAGTCAATCCTCCTCTTTCCTCAACATCATCCTGTAAGATTTTAATTGTTGAAGATGAATACATTATCGCCAATGACCTGGAACTCATCCTGCAGGAAGCAGGCTACCCGGTTATTGGTATTGCCGACTCCATGACCGAAGCGCTCATGCTTATGGATCAACAAAAACCGGATATCGTTTTACTCGATATTTACCTGAAGGGCAAAGAAACCGGCATTGATCTGGCCAAGCAGCTGGAAGGTATGGGTATTCCCTTTATTTATATATCTGCCAACGACAACAGAAGCGTATTGGAAGCCGTAAAGGCGACTCAGCCCATTGGGTACATTGTCAAACCTTTCCGGGAACAAGATCTCCTTACGGTGCTGGAAATCAGCCGGTACCGCTATGCGCACAGTGTTGAAATGAAGCTCCGTGAAGAAAAGGCACTTCAAATTGCCTTAACGGATGCGCTGTCGGCTTCGGGAAGCTGGGAACAAAAACTGCTGAAAGCAGCGATGGTTCTTCAGGCGCATGTGCCCTTCGATTTCCTGTCGATTCAACATCGAAAAGGCAACGACGTTCATCGGTTTAATTACTATCGGGTTGGCTTTGAGGAGTATCAAACCATTAGTCTGGTGGATATCCAGCAGATGACCAGCACAACCGTCGATCAACTGCTTCAGCTGGAGCCCGGTCCGATACCAACCGGTCTTGAACGCTACGATGGAGATACCTTTGCTACGTTCTGCAAACAGAATCGGTTTGTTCAGATGCTCGCGACAACATTCCGGCTTGAGTCGGCATTGGTCATGCCTCTTGGCGTAGGACCCGTTGATACGTTCTGCATTACCTTCCTGAGTCGTAAAGGCGATTCGTACCTTTCCCGGCACCTGAGTTTACTGGAGCGATTGGAACAGCCCATTGTATTGATGCTGGAGCGGGCACTTGCCTTCGATGAGGTTGCCCGGCTCAGCGAACAGCTGAAACGGGAGAATAACTACCTTCAGGAAGAGGTAAAAACATTAGCGAATTTCGAAGAAATCATTGGCCGAAGTCCGCGCCTGTTACGGGTTTTTGAGCAGGTTACTCAGGTAGCTACAACCGACACGACGGTACTTATACTTGGCGAAAGCGGGACCGGAAAAGAACTCATCGCGCGGGCGGTCCATAACCTGTCAGCACGCAAAGGCAAAATTCTGGTAAAGATCAACTGTGCCACGCTACCGGCTGCACTCATTGAATCGGAACTGTTTGGACACGAAAAAGGGTCGTTCACGGGTGCCTTCGAAAAGCGGATCGGCAAGTTTGAGTTAGCACATGGGGGTACCATTTTTTTGGATGAGATCGGGGAAATGCCGCTCGAATTACAGGCTAAATTACTGCGCGTACTACAGGAGAAAGAGATCGAACGAATTGGGGGCAAAACGCCCATCAAAACCGACGTGCGCATCATGGCTGCCACCAACCGGCATCTGGAAAAAGAAGTCGCCGAGGGACGCTTCCGGATGGACCTGTATTATCGACTGGCTACGTTTCCCATCCTCCTACCCTCCCTACGGGAACGACCGGGCGACATACCGCTGCTGGCCCAGTTTTTCGCCCGGAAAGCGGCCCGGAAACTTGGTAAACCGTTTCGGGGAATCAGTGAAACGGTACTCAGTGAACTGATCAATTACACCTGGCCGGGTAACATTCGGGAACTGGAAAACGTCATTGAGCAGGCCGTCATCATCAACGACGGTCAATCGCCACTCAGGCTGGGTCGACCCTTGGAGAACAACTTTTTTGCCATGACAACGCCCGGCCCCATGAGTCAACCAGATGCTGGTTTTAACCGGTACGGGCAACCGGCTTCGGCAAAGCCCAGAGATATGGGGGATGTTAAACAGATTCAGCAGGAAACCGAACGGGAATATATCCTGGCGGTCCTTAAACAGACAAATGGCCGTATCCGGGGGACTGGCGGGGCGGCTGAATTATTGAACCTGAAACCAACAACACTCGAATATCGCATGGAAAAACTGGGTATCAGAAAGGTACTTTCCATGCAGTCACCAACTTCGTCAAATGACTAA
- a CDS encoding nuclear transport factor 2 family protein — MSTSRSIIDVVYGVFADNNISRILPVLDEKIVFRISAYGPADGEYHGRSGFLTMMSSIYKRCENLSVNSLVYFMPDSDQPQDVLITTGVFAGKLLIDNEPAVFPFLHYWQVKNDKVVELRAFNWDSASLFDRLQQNNKEPDHLANRHHSGNGNSPQS, encoded by the coding sequence ATGTCCACTTCCAGAAGTATCATCGATGTCGTTTATGGGGTATTTGCTGACAACAATATAAGCCGGATATTGCCCGTACTGGATGAGAAAATTGTATTTCGTATTTCTGCATACGGGCCTGCCGATGGAGAATATCATGGTAGAAGCGGCTTTCTGACGATGATGTCGAGTATATACAAACGCTGTGAGAACCTCAGCGTGAACTCCCTGGTCTATTTTATGCCGGATAGCGATCAGCCACAGGACGTCCTTATCACAACCGGAGTTTTTGCCGGTAAACTTCTTATCGACAACGAACCCGCCGTTTTTCCCTTCCTCCACTATTGGCAGGTGAAAAATGATAAAGTAGTTGAACTAAGAGCGTTCAACTGGGATTCTGCCAGCCTCTTCGACCGGTTGCAACAGAACAATAAAGAGCCTGATCACCTCGCTAACAGGCATCATTCCGGTAATGGAAACAGCCCTCAATCGTGA